CAGTTGAACCATCTATGTAAGTCGGAACGATATTCTTCAAAACGAACTGTTACCTGCTCATTCATTGCCTTACGATACTGTGCCGGATAATTATAATTAGGCGAATCAGGAAAGAAATTCCAGATACTTTGACCCTGCACTGTTTCCAATTTAACTCCCAGAACATCTTCCGCAACTGAATTCATAGTCAAAAAATTCCAATCTCTATCTAGAACGTAGAATCCATCTGTGATGTTTTCAATAATCGTATCCATTTTTTGAGAAAAATCCTTTGCAATTTTACTTTGCCTTTGCATTTCAGATATATCATGTCCTAAGCAAAGAATCCCGAGCGGCTGATTGTTCTTATCCTTAAAAAGAGAAAACTCCCATTTGGTAGAGAAATACTCACCGTTCCGATTAGAAGGCTTACGAATTTCTACTTCGATAATCCCATTTGGATTCGCAAAGCATTGCATCACTGCTTGTGCGCATTTTACAAAATCTTCAGGGTGAACGGCAGATTCAGTCGATAGTCCGATAAAATTTTCGGAAATAAAAGAGAAACGTGTCTGAAACAAATCATTGACAAATCGATATTTACCTTCCATGTCCGTGACAATTAGATAATGGCTTTTGGAATGTTGCATCCAAGTTGGTATCAAGTCTTTGATTTCAGTTTCGTTCATTTTGAATACATTATTGTTTGTTAATTGCACTCTTGCATTCTGCAAAATTTAAAACAAGAAAAAAAAGAAAATTCCATAAGTTTAGTATCCACTCGGTAAAAGTATTTCGAATAATCGTTCAATGTCTTTCTTTTACCGTGAAGTTCACGAAGGTAGTAAGGAAATTGTCTTCTTCTTTCTTCGTGCTATTCGTGTCCTTCGTGGTTAATTAATATAAGCTAATAATATAAGACCCACATAAAAGGGACATAGAAGCCATATAGAAGCCGAATTTGGCTTCTATGTGGCTTCTAGATTAGAGTAAGATTGGTATTAGGTAAAAGGTGATGTCTTATCTTTTTTAATTTTAGTTTCGTCTCCTTCCATAACCACTTTGAAGCTACTTCCCCATTTACGCATCAGACCAAAGATTGGTTTTAATTTTTCTCCTTTTTTTGTGAGCGAATATTCAACACGAGGAGGAGATTCTAAAAAGGCTTTGCGGGAAATAATGCCGTAATCCTCTAAATCTTTTAATTCTTTTGAAAGCATTTTGTCAGAAGTCTTAGGAAGGGATTTTTTTAAATCGCCATAACGCAAAGATTTATCTTTCATTAATTTGAATAAAATGATAGGCTTCCATTTTCCATTGAGCACGGATAGTGTTAACTCAAATGGACATTGATGCACCATATCTTTTAATTTATAAATTGTCATAATCTACTCCAATGCTTTTTCCTTATTATGTAAGTCCCACAATAAGGCAAATAAAAATATTAATACTTACCCACAAGTAAGTATTAAACACTTTTTATACATTAATTCTATTTTTATTTTACAGAATATCTACCTTTCCTAAATGTAACATTAATAATTACAGATACATTTGTGTAAGACAAAAATATTTAACCAAAGAATATCAAAAGAGCATAGAAACTTTCCTTACTCTTTTCCTCTGTGTCTTTGTGACTCTGTGGCAAATCCTCTTACGCAAATTTAAAAGGAAGAAAAATGAGTGCAAATATCAGTGTATTAAATCCAGACAAAAGAAAAAAAGTTTTAATCGTAGTGGGTAATCCCTCTATGTCGCAAACTACCGGCTGGCCAATTGGCTTTTGGTGGGCAGAGCTAACTCACCCCTATTGGGAATTTGTAGAAAAAGGATACGATGTAGAAATCGTTTCTCCTAAAGGAGGTGATTTACAGGCAGATGGATATAGTGATCCAGAAGATGCAAGCGGTTACTCTGCACATGACCTAATCAGCCTTGGGTTTAAAAAATCAGAAAAACATTCTGCTCTTTTAAAAAATACAAAAAGCATTAAGGACGTAAAAATATCTGACTACGATGCGCTTTTTATTGCCGGCGGACAATCTCCTATGTATACAATGATTGACGATAGCGAATTACACAAGTTTGTCGCTGACTTCTACGATGCAGGAAAAGTTGTATCTATCGTATGCCATGGAACTTGTGTTCTATTAAAAGTAAAATTAAAAGACGGCAAATTACTAGTAGACGGTAAAACCTGGACAGGCTTTGCAAACTCGGAAGAAAAATTTGCAGACAATTTTGTTGGAAAAAGAATTCAGCCTTTCTGGATTGAAGACGAAGCCAAAAAAATACCAAACACAAACTTCATCGTAGACTCTATGTTCAAAGCATTTGCAGTCAGAGACGGAAGACTCATCACCGGACAACAACAATATTCCGGCGCTGCTGCGGCAAAATTAGTCATAGAAGCATTAGGAGTATAAGACTTTCCTACTGATAAAATAATTCACCACGAAGACCGCGAAGAGCACGAAGGAAGTAATTTTTCTTCGTGTCCTTCGTGCTCTTCGTGGTTAGAAAATAATTGTTAAGTAAAAAGCTGGAATCAGTTTGACACATAGGTATATAGTTTTTAATTTTTATAATTTAGAGGAGACAAAATGAAAATAGCCATTATAGGAACAGGTAATGTTGGTGGTGCGTTGGCAACTAAATGGGCGAAAGCCGGACATGAAATTTTTCTTGGAGTCGGGGACTTAAATGGATTTAAAGGCAAAGCACTATTAGCCAATCCAAAAACTTCCGTTCATTCCGTAGAAGATGCAGTTAAAAATACAGAAGTAATTTTAATTGCTACACCCGCTCCCGCTGCCATCGAAGTAGCGAAGTCACTAGGAGACACATCAGGAAAAATTATTATTGATGCGATGAACATTGTTATAGGAAGAGGACCTGTTGGGTTTAACAACACTGCCGATTCAATTCTTGCCAACACAAAGACTAAAGATGTAGTAAAATGCTTTAACACTACAGGCTTTAACAACATGGAAAATCCAGTCTACGGAAATACTTCTCTTGATCTATTCATGGCGGGTGATAGTGAAAAAGGAAAAGCGGCTACTAAACAGTTGGGGCTAGATGCAGGCTTCGCAGAATGCTATAGCATTGGCGGCAATGATAAATTCCAACTCATGGAACAATTTGCTTTCTTCTGGATCAATCTAGCCATGATGCAAGGACAGGGTCGAGATATAGGTTTTAAACTTCTGAAGAGATAAAAATGATTAAACGCTTCGGGGGATGGAAAAAATAAACTTGCTTCCTTTCCCTACTTCACTTTCAACCCAGATTTTTCCGGAATGTTTATCTATAAACTCTTTGCAGAGTATGAGTCCAAGTCCGGTTCCTTTTTCTCCGTGAGTGCCTTCCGTGCTAAAATGCTTAACGTCTATTTTAAATAGATTGCTGGCGGTAGTAGGACTCATTCCGATACCGGTATCCTCGACAATAATCTCGATAGTATTTTCGAATTCTCTTCCAGAAATTGTAATTGTGCCACTCTCAAGAGAATACTTAATAGCATTACTCACAAGATTGCGGATAACGGTTGTTATCATTTGATAATCAAAGTAGCCTCTTAAATTATCCGCTGTTTTATTTAAGAGAGAAATCTTCTTATGATTCGCAGTGGATTCAAGTAGAAGAATAGTTGCCTGAACAATTTGTGAAATCGAAAAATTTTCCGGCTTATACTGAATATCCCCTTTTTGGGATCTTGCCCATGTTAAAAGATTTTCAAGTAAATCTTTAATTTTTTGAGATGACTTTTCTAGTAACCTTATATCTTGCCGAAATTCTTCTTTAGAAATACTATCATAGTTTTCAGTCATAAAGCTTAAGAAAGAATTCAAATTTCCGACAGGTCCTTTTAAATCGTGCGCAATGATAGAAAAAAATTTATCTTTAGATGCGATGAGCTTATTCAGCTCTTTATTATTCGCAGAGAGTTGGTCTACCAGAATACTCAATTTTGTATTCTGCTCTACAATTATATCTTTCGATCTTTTTAATTCTACATGGGCTCGAACACGGGCGAGGAGTTCGAGAGTGTTGAATGGTTTAGTAACATAATCATCTGCACCCAAACTAAATCCATGAACCATATTGTCGATTTCCGTTTTGGCAGTTAAAAAGATAATGGGGATATTGCGTGTTCGCTCTTCCCTCTTTAAAATCCTGCAAACCTCAAATCCATCCATGATCGGCATAGAAATATCAAGTAGAATTAAATCTGGAAGCGTGTCTTCAATGATGGAAAGAGCTTGTTTGCCATTAAGCGCAAAGCTAGTATCAAATCCTTCTTTACTCAGAATATTTCCAAGCACTTGTAGATTTTCCCCTATATCATCTACAATCAAAATATGTGAAATTGAATTTTCCATCTATTTTAACCGACCATATGCTTGATCAAGACCACCTAGAGCAGTAGACAATTTTCCAATAGAAAAAGAATTTATCAATTGAATCAAGTAATTAGAATACTGAACGAATAATTCCGCTCTGTATGTATCACTTAACGTCTTCAAATCTAGAATAAATATTTTCAATCTGCTTGTATTCAAGGACTTTCTTGCTGTCTCACTATCTGCATACCAAACTTTATAATGCCTAATAAATTCATCTGGAATTTTCTTTGCTAGAAGTAGATCATTTAACTTTCCAAGAAAGCCTTCGACCGCAAATTCAATCTTATCCACATCATTACTTTCTTCCATTACCGGAATGAATTTGGCAATCTCTATCAGTAAACTCTGTTTTGTAATTGGCTTACTAAGATAACTATCAGCAAAAGATCGCACCTCTGAAATATCTTCTTCCATAGCGAATGCAGTCAAGACAATGATTGGAATTTTCTTATATTTTTCATTTTGTCTTATGATCCAAGACGTTTCTCGACCACCCATCACAGGCATATGAATATCCATGAGAATAAGATCAAAGTCTTGCTCTTTTAGCATTTCAATGGCAACTCTACCATTGAAAGCTTCGTAAATGGACAGATTTGATTTTTCTAAAAACCCATTAACAACTTGCCGATTTGCTTCATTATCTTCAACCAATAATATCTTAGCGGGCATAAATTTTATATGTGGAACGGGAATTAAGGCTTCCATATTTTTTTCTGCGGGAATATCTGAAATTTCTAGGTCTGGCATTGATATTGTAAATTTAGAGCCATGCCCTAATTTACTTTCTAAAGAAATTGAGCCATTCATCATTTCCACTAATCTCTTTGCAATAGAAAGTCCAAGTCCTGATCCACCATAACGAAGCGCATTTTGACCTTGTTGCTGTTTGAAAGGTTCAAATACTGTATCAATCTCGCCAGGAGCAATTCCAACTCCTGTATCCGATACTTCAAAAACCAAATCAATTCGGTGCTTATTGCCCCCCTTACGAAAACCGCGCACGTTGATATCAACTCCACCCTTATCAGTGAATTTGATTGCATTGCCTATTAAATTAAATAACACCTGTCTCAACCTTAATTCATCTAAGATAATTGATTGCGGCAAATGGTCATCTATCGTTACCTCAAACTTCAACCTTTTAGAAGCAGTGTGAATGGAAAAAATTTGTTTTATATCATTGATGATAGAATTCAAATTTACTGCTGAATAAATAATTTCTAAGCGCCCCGCCTCAATCTTAGCAATATCTAATATATCATTGATTAGGTTAATTAAATTTTTTCCACTCTTTTGAATCCCGGAAAGATATTCAAGCAAATCGGGATTATCCCCTATTTTATCTTTTAGAATTTCGGCAAAGCCAAGAACTGCATTCATTGGAGTTCGAATCTCATGACTCATATTAGCAAGAAATTGACTTTTCAATCTATTTGCAACTTCTGCTTCTGCTTTCGCCTTATGAAGATTACTCTCGATTTTCTTGCGCTCGGTAATATTTGTATGTGTTCCAACCATTCTTGAAGGCTTTCCGTCTATTGATTTAATCACCTTACCTCTCGAAAGCACCCATATATAATTTCCATCCTTACAAATCACACGATGCTCTGATTCGTAACTTGATTTGTTCCCTGAAAGATGTAACTGGATAGCGTCTGTTACCCATCCGACATCATCAGGATGAATATGCCTTGTCCACTCTTCATACTTATCCCAAGTATCGTCCTCATTGTATCCGAGCATTTCTTTCCAGCGTTTAGAAAAAAATACTTCGTTTGTTACAAGATTCCAATCCCAAACTCCATCTCCACTTCCTTCGAGCGCAAACTGCCACCTTTCCTCACTTACCCGTAACCGCATATTGGCATCTTGCAATTCACGCGTTCGAATCATCACACTTTCTTCCAATGCCAAATTTACATATTCCAAACGTTTACGAATTGCATTTAGCTCTAACTGTGTCTTTACACGTATAGACAATTCAGTGGGATTAATTGGTTTAATCAAAAAATCAGAACAACCTGCCTCTAATGCCTTTCTTGCTTCGTCTGAATGGTAAAAAGGATTTATGCAAATAATTGGAATTTCTCGTGCGCTACTAATAGAATTGAAGTATTGATTTAGCTCATCTTTATCAATCTCTTCGAGGTTAATATCTATAAGAATTAGATCAGGGAGATTTTTTTCAAGTGTGGTAAATTCAACTTGATTACTGGCTACTGTATGAACTAGATAACCATCTCTTTTTAAAAGAAAAGATATAATCTCTAATTCAGTAGCCGAATCTGCAATGACTAATATGAATTTGCCGCCTGTATACATGCTATTTTCCTTTTGTTTCCTTCGTTACGATTACATGCATTGGTTCTAGTAACCGAAGTGCCTCAGATATTTCAGGAATAGAGAAATTCTTGATTAACCGCAAAAGATTATCTGAAAATTGTATCAGAGGATCAACTTTGAACTTCTCCCCTAATCTCTTTAAGGAATCAATAAAAACTGTAAGTTTGTTTGTTTGCAATGATTTTCTTGCTGAATCACTATCTACAAACCATTGATCTAAATCCTTTTTAAATTCTACCTCAATTGGATTTGCCAATAAGAAATCCTTCATACTGACTAGAAAATTTTTCTCCGTAAATTCTACTCGTTTTTGTTCGAAAGTCTTTCTCTGATGTGGCAAGAATAATGCGATTTCATTAATTAATTCAAGCTTAGAAATGGGCTTGCACAAATACCCATCTGCAAAGGTTAAAATTTCTTGCACATTCTCTTTCATTGCAGATGCAGTTAAAATCAAAATTGGAATGTCTTTGTATTTAGGATGTCTCTTGAGAAGTAAAGAAGTAGACTTTCCATCTAACTCAGGCATTTGCATATCCATAAGTATTAAATCAAAAGAATTCGTAGCTAAAAGCTCAAGTGCAATTCTTCCATTTTGAGCTTCCATAATTGTAAAATGAAATCTCTCTAAGAAGCCGGTCACTACTTTTCGATTGGACTCAATATCTTCTACTAATAATATTCTTGCGGGATCAAATTTAATATTCGAAATTTCAAGATCGTGCTCTTTTCCATTATGGGCAAGAGAAGATATTTCCAATTCCTGAATATAGATTCTAAAAATGGAACCTACTCCTAATTTGCTTGTAACTGAGATCGTGCCTCCCATCATTTCTACTAATTTTTTAGTGATAGACAATCCTAGTCCCGATCCACCAAATCGCATAACGTCTTGCCCTGACTGTTGAATAAAGGGTTCAAAGATAGAATCGATTTCCTGTTCTGGAATGCCAATTCCTGTATCATGAATTTCGATTACAAGATCAATGGAACTACTATCTCCACCTTTTGGTATATAAATGACTTTAACTTTGATTTCACCTTTTTCTGTAAACTTTACCGCATTACCGATTAGGTTGAACAAAACTTGTCTTAGCCGCAACTCATCAATCAAAAGAGACTTGGGTAATTTTTCATCAATTGCAATTTCAAAATTCAAACGCTTCTGCATAGTTTGTAAGGAAAAAATCTGTCTTACATCCTGAATCACGGAGAATAGGTTTACAGGAGAATAGACTATATCTAATTTACCCGCTTCAATCTTCGCTAAATCTAAAATATCATTGATGAGGCTAATTAAGTTCTTCCCGCTTTTCTGAATCCCGGAAAGATAATCTAAAACTACAGGATCAGTACCTACTTTATCTTTTAAGATTTCTGAGAATCCAAGAATCGCATTCATAGGAGTTCGAATCTCATGACTCATATTGGCAAGAAATTCACTCTTTAATCTATTTGCAATCTCTGCTTC
The Leptospiraceae bacterium genome window above contains:
- a CDS encoding helix-turn-helix transcriptional regulator; translation: MTIYKLKDMVHQCPFELTLSVLNGKWKPIILFKLMKDKSLRYGDLKKSLPKTSDKMLSKELKDLEDYGIISRKAFLESPPRVEYSLTKKGEKLKPIFGLMRKWGSSFKVVMEGDETKIKKDKTSPFT
- a CDS encoding type 1 glutamine amidotransferase domain-containing protein, whose protein sequence is MSANISVLNPDKRKKVLIVVGNPSMSQTTGWPIGFWWAELTHPYWEFVEKGYDVEIVSPKGGDLQADGYSDPEDASGYSAHDLISLGFKKSEKHSALLKNTKSIKDVKISDYDALFIAGGQSPMYTMIDDSELHKFVADFYDAGKVVSIVCHGTCVLLKVKLKDGKLLVDGKTWTGFANSEEKFADNFVGKRIQPFWIEDEAKKIPNTNFIVDSMFKAFAVRDGRLITGQQQYSGAAAAKLVIEALGV
- a CDS encoding NAD(P)-binding domain-containing protein, with the translated sequence MKIAIIGTGNVGGALATKWAKAGHEIFLGVGDLNGFKGKALLANPKTSVHSVEDAVKNTEVILIATPAPAAIEVAKSLGDTSGKIIIDAMNIVIGRGPVGFNNTADSILANTKTKDVVKCFNTTGFNNMENPVYGNTSLDLFMAGDSEKGKAATKQLGLDAGFAECYSIGGNDKFQLMEQFAFFWINLAMMQGQGRDIGFKLLKR
- a CDS encoding hybrid sensor histidine kinase/response regulator, whose amino-acid sequence is MENSISHILIVDDIGENLQVLGNILSKEGFDTSFALNGKQALSIIEDTLPDLILLDISMPIMDGFEVCRILKREERTRNIPIIFLTAKTEIDNMVHGFSLGADDYVTKPFNTLELLARVRAHVELKRSKDIIVEQNTKLSILVDQLSANNKELNKLIASKDKFFSIIAHDLKGPVGNLNSFLSFMTENYDSISKEEFRQDIRLLEKSSQKIKDLLENLLTWARSQKGDIQYKPENFSISQIVQATILLLESTANHKKISLLNKTADNLRGYFDYQMITTVIRNLVSNAIKYSLESGTITISGREFENTIEIIVEDTGIGMSPTTASNLFKIDVKHFSTEGTHGEKGTGLGLILCKEFIDKHSGKIWVESEVGKGSKFIFSIPRSV
- a CDS encoding response regulator, giving the protein MYTGGKFILVIADSATELEIISFLLKRDGYLVHTVASNQVEFTTLEKNLPDLILIDINLEEIDKDELNQYFNSISSAREIPIICINPFYHSDEARKALEAGCSDFLIKPINPTELSIRVKTQLELNAIRKRLEYVNLALEESVMIRTRELQDANMRLRVSEERWQFALEGSGDGVWDWNLVTNEVFFSKRWKEMLGYNEDDTWDKYEEWTRHIHPDDVGWVTDAIQLHLSGNKSSYESEHRVICKDGNYIWVLSRGKVIKSIDGKPSRMVGTHTNITERKKIESNLHKAKAEAEVANRLKSQFLANMSHEIRTPMNAVLGFAEILKDKIGDNPDLLEYLSGIQKSGKNLINLINDILDIAKIEAGRLEIIYSAVNLNSIINDIKQIFSIHTASKRLKFEVTIDDHLPQSIILDELRLRQVLFNLIGNAIKFTDKGGVDINVRGFRKGGNKHRIDLVFEVSDTGVGIAPGEIDTVFEPFKQQQGQNALRYGGSGLGLSIAKRLVEMMNGSISLESKLGHGSKFTISMPDLEISDIPAEKNMEALIPVPHIKFMPAKILLVEDNEANRQVVNGFLEKSNLSIYEAFNGRVAIEMLKEQDFDLILMDIHMPVMGGRETSWIIRQNEKYKKIPIIVLTAFAMEEDISEVRSFADSYLSKPITKQSLLIEIAKFIPVMEESNDVDKIEFAVEGFLGKLNDLLLAKKIPDEFIRHYKVWYADSETARKSLNTSRLKIFILDLKTLSDTYRAELFVQYSNYLIQLINSFSIGKLSTALGGLDQAYGRLK
- a CDS encoding response regulator, with product MNWEFLANKKSSKIVKTISLWYLAIVFTLFIIGIIAIPSIVRLDGIARDIYIHPFSVSNSAIELRYNIIRIRNLMFQSFFATNKEEILKLSEEIDLVEITARENISVIKRNFLGDKEKVMEMERLFDTWKEVRKLEYQYLLSGQRVSAEKLRKEVEEEIFNPMNLLILYVIDFAKNKVASFVLESEETMQRVILSLLLLIFMVLASGFFIMKRVIRLQTQTEKEATAEREEYLIESRLFAEQELVKNKNQLKLIADNVPASVSMVNVNLEFQFINKRFAEIHRVSFEECLGKTVADIMGQSVYDKVHMNYTRALLGEAVTYENLFDLKDGTSRYFEMKYTPFYEDERQTGVVILSHDITERKMSEVNLVKAKEEAEIANRLKSEFLANMSHEIRTPMNAILGFSEILKDKVGTDPVVLDYLSGIQKSGKNLISLINDILDLAKIEAGKLDIVYSPVNLFSVIQDVRQIFSLQTMQKRLNFEIAIDEKLPKSLLIDELRLRQVLFNLIGNAVKFTEKGEIKVKVIYIPKGGDSSSIDLVIEIHDTGIGIPEQEIDSIFEPFIQQSGQDVMRFGGSGLGLSITKKLVEMMGGTISVTSKLGVGSIFRIYIQELEISSLAHNGKEHDLEISNIKFDPARILLVEDIESNRKVVTGFLERFHFTIMEAQNGRIALELLATNSFDLILMDMQMPELDGKSTSLLLKRHPKYKDIPILILTASAMKENVQEILTFADGYLCKPISKLELINEIALFLPHQRKTFEQKRVEFTEKNFLVSMKDFLLANPIEVEFKKDLDQWFVDSDSARKSLQTNKLTVFIDSLKRLGEKFKVDPLIQFSDNLLRLIKNFSIPEISEALRLLEPMHVIVTKETKGK